TGGTTGGCACTTTACAAAAAATGGCAAATATACGGTCAAATCTGGATATCAATTAGAACGAGCATACCCAGATAGGGGGATCGGAACGATAGAGTTTGGCCCGATAGTTACGGTTCTTAAAGCACATTGCTGGAAAGTGCGGTGTCCACCAAAGATGAAACATTTTCTATGGCAATTGCTGTCAGGTTGCATAGCTGTTAGGAAAAATCTAAAAGTCAGGGGCCTCAAGGGAGATATTGGATGCGACAGGTGTGGAGTAGTTGAGGAATCTgtaaatcatgtattttttgaatgccCACCAGCAGTTCAGGTTTGGGCTCTATCAATGATTCCTTCGCACCCGGAATTTTTTCCAGGACAATCCCTGTTTAcgaatatggattatttattttggaggatCAAACCGGCAATGGATGACCATCATTTTGCGTGGATACTTTGGTATATATGGAAAGGCCGAAACAATAAGGTCTTTAGTAATTTGGACATAGACCCAAAGGATACCCTTAAACTGGCTATGACTGAATCATTGCTATGGTTGGACGCTCAACAAACTATAGTAACAAAGAATCACGTTCCGGAAATGTCTGGGATGGCTTTACCGCTTATACCGGGCAGATGGTATTTTACGGATGGTTCATGGAAATTAGGTGATAGTTTTTCTGGTCAGGGATGGTACAGTACTTTAGAGGGATTTGAAGGACTATTGGGAGCTCGAAACACAAGAGTAAGTCAATCACCCTTACATGCGGAGGTTGAGGCTCTCATTtcggcaatggaatgtatgcgGAATTTACGGCAGTAcaatgttacttttgcaacaaattgttctcaattggtgaagatggtttcggaacctgAAGAATGGCCGGCTTTTGCAAGTTACTTAGAAGACATCAAAAGTCTCCAGAGAATTTTTTATAGCTCGGAGATTATTCATATATCAAGGACGCAAAACAATAAGGCGGATAGATTAGCACGTGGTGTGAAGCAACATACGTCGTTTACTGTCCATATAGATACAGAGCAACCaatttggtttacagagtccacatgagtctgtaatcttatcgacaaaaaaaaaagaattataaacatattatgTAAATGTAGTGTTATTATTAGATAAAAATgaactaaaacattaaatttggtgttatgtttagattttttctaaAAGCTAGGGGTGTGAGTTCGGGTACCTGTTCAAGTTCAGATTGGATATTTTGATATAAGGCTAGAAAACTGGTTCGGGAATTTATGTATTTCGGGTtgggttcagatatttttagTTCAGGTTCGGtcgggttcagatatttagttttctattgttattatttgattatttgaggTGTACGgtaaatatgaatttattttaagtgtaaaataacaaaataaaattagtatattaagagagattaaaaaataataaagataaatttCACTATGAatgaaaattaaactatatttatattgagaccatatatttatataagatttaaaaattcttatctcataattttatcaaattatgttaattttttttacatgacATTAAAAGGCAGACAGCTTAGCACGTGGTGTGAAGCAACAGACGTCGTTTACCGTCCATATGGATACAGAACAACCcctttggtttacagagtccacatgagtctgtaatgttgtcgacaaaaaaaaaatatgttaatttttttttgtcaaattttacACTGGTTCAACGTAGGATCGgtgatatttattaatttataatatttattaatttatagagattccATTGTATATAAACAGTTTTCATGCATTTGTAAAATACATagagacaaaaataaaaatgaatagcGTTATAAAAAACTGAATAGTACTCCATATATTTGGATGTACTGTTCACCCTCTTTGAAAAATATGGGAATAATTGATGGTTGGATATGCTATACAAAACTGGATATGTATCTCTTAGCATAGCTCAAAGAATTGTACATAAATATTCAACCAaggtttattaatttataatatttattaatttatagagattccATTGTATATAAACAGTTTTCATGCATTTGTAAAATACATagagacaaaaataaaaatgaatagcGTTATAAAAAACTGAATAGTACTCCATATATTTGGATGTACTGTTCACCCTCTTTGAAAATATGGGAATAATTGATGGTTGGATATGCTATACAAAACTGGATAGGATATGTATCTCTTAGCATAGCTCAAAGAATTGTACATAAATATTCAACCAAGGTTTCATTCGTCCTAATTATGTTGgattttaatagaaaatttattttatggtaTTTTTAACTTCATATGCacagaaatataatttaaaattgtattttatttaacaataatttgttaaaatttagaaacttttaacttgattatttttaatttaattaaatgtaaaattagataaaataaataattttgttaaatttaagtTTCTATTTGAAAATGGATGTATGTAAGTAAAATCGTTCAAAAGTCCAGACTAAAAAACAAACTGAATAGAAAAACAAATGAAGATAATACCTCTGTGGTTATTTATACAGTTACATCGTTCTGTATGTGGTGTCTCGTTTGACAGCCATTTAGAgtgtattatttttataagtctAAGCACAATGTGATGTATATTTTTCAATCTTCATTTTTGTTaagtattaaataattgaaagaTTGCAATCTTTTAAATTATCTAAGTATTAGGTAATTTAATGTAATACCTATGATTTATAAGGAAACTCATATCTATCatgtttttgtaaatttatttattaaaattaattatatttatcagtgaaaaatgacattagatttaattaaaatgttatttcaagttttaatttatattatcaCTTCAAATTTAATAATGTAGATAGGAAAACATGTTTAgctattttagtatttatattgttaatatttttagggAATATTTTGAAGCATTCTGAATGGTATACGgattctaaaattaaaatatacttaatatttttaatattgtattcTTTTTAATGATGAGACAAATTCAGTGACCATAATTtagaaatttgttttaaatatatttatatcttccaaaatctttttaaataacAATGATTGTTGTCGAAATTAATAATTCTAAGATTAACTAAACTCTTAAAGAATAATCGATATgccatatatatagtttttcatATGTTGTACTTTTATTTAGCaagttatttattttcttgtattaaataatattgattgatggctaaatttgaaaataaaaaatattgtattgtaaatatgataaaaatccAAAGACATGATcctaaaattttagaatataatcttgctttaatagtatatataagttataagaATCCTCAAGATTGCgattgtgaattttttttttaaaattatattcttGCGGTTTGACTTTCCTCATTAATCAACTTGTTGCTTGTGAAAGAAAGTCAAACTAATAGTCTGAGTCAAAAAGATATCATCTCCAGTATAGTATATAATCAAAACAGGATTCGTATATTTAAAGAATATTTCAaatgtatatatctatatatataaagtttgaaACTATTCACATTCATAAGAAAAACTAGATCAATCAAAACAAAAGACCAAAATGATATCAATAAGCAATCGTGATTTTTTGGCGTTGTGTTTGGCAATTCTCTTGACTCTAAGTATgcaatataagttttttttcaaaaaaaaaaagtatgcaATATAAgttgattattttctttttatttgatattatatcATATATCCCTTCATGTATGtagtgtaaaatattatatagttttggtcaaagtatatacattttttttttgttataggaCAAGTGTTTGAGATATTACTTTGCACACTAacaaaaaatcatgttcttcaATAATTCCCTAATTTTTTCTGAATATATCCAGATTTTGCGGAAGCTCAAGATAGGAGTAAGCTAATTCCTATAGGTCCTTGCGCACAGATTCCGAACTGCAGTCAGACGTGCAATAATTCAGGCTTTCCTAAAGGCGGAGAATGCATCAAATGGTATCCTAATTCTATCAAAGATACATGTGCGTGCTTTGTAAACTCTCCTACACCGGCTGTTTAAGATAACAACTCTTCAAATtcgaacaaaaatatatatctcaaTCATCTAATTTAATTGGAATACTGAAGAAAAATAGTTACGCAAATAAAAAGTGCATTTCAACTTTAATTCTGTTCTCAATGTGGACTGTTATATGATCATACTATGCATCAAATAAACTGAATTAATAAAGTTTAGAATTGTTGTCAAGTCCGCAATcacaaattttcattaaaataacaaagaatTCGAGATACGAGCTATCTACTTCACATAACTAACGTGAGCCACACATCTTACTGTTTTGGATGTTCGAttctgccaaaaaaaaatttctttatcaACGAAATAAACAattcaaatgaaaatttatacgtggaataatatttaactaatttttttttgatgatgttaaatttattgatcatcacaaaataatatacgtACACGTAAGAGCTATAGGCTAATCCCCAACCAATAGAGTACTGTTTTAGAACACATCTATTTGTAAAAAACAGTATTTGTCTTAATACTTGTATAATTAAAGATTAAACATCTGATTCCTCATATAAAAAgttcaattttataaatttggggGAAATTGTCAAGGTCTAATTGATGATATGATATGCTTCATTTCAAAATTTGAGAAAAggtattttctataatattctTATTTTCTTCTAATGTGTTAAGTTTATGTGGGATTTGAACCAATCGATTCTACTGATAAAATTATACTTGAAAGCTAATCTTCCACTCCCAGTATTATAATAAAGATCTGGAAAGAAGTACATCTATGTATATTATCTTAACACATACcttgtataaaaaaattaaaaaagctTTTTTGAGCCAGTAGAAAAATTAACGTATTTTAACATATACCTTGTAACATATATCTGTGACATTGTGCAAATGATCGGAAAATGATGGTGACTTCATGATCTGTAAACAAGATTTTAAAACCTCCAGACAAATTAACATATCGGGACATTGCACATGCCAAATGAGCAGATATAGGAGACCCATTAGTCAATAACTGTCGGAGTactacaaattttatttatcataattCTATTAGAAAAATCAGATAATACACGATTGAGAATCACTCCATAGTCTTGTTCTCAAAAGGTGATTAAAATGATCGAAGAAAGCTTGGCGGAAGATGATCGAACGTAGAGATGGTGGTGAAACCTTTGATTAGCTTTTTTAATCAGTGGGTGTGAATGACTCTCTCAATCGGTGCCGAGCCAGAATTTCTAGAATCACACGAGCAATCCTAATCCACTAATCAAGAGAAACAAATGAACCACTTAAATATATCTAAGATAAGATATTTCAAAGACATTCTTtgtagaaaaaaacaatttcttttatAGAACATTTTGCTTGATTGAAAGGTGCTTTCTACAATGGACGACCATGAACTTAAATAGACTCTGAAGATAAAGATGGCTAAGCTAAAAATTAGAAGGAGATCAAAGAAAATAAAGGGAAAGAGTTGTTGGCCTTAAATAGCTTTCTTGGCCAAAAATATGGAACCTGATGATTCTCTTGGCCTTACGAGTTTTGTGTAGAAGTCTGGTGTCTTGGGACATTCATGTGCATTGAAAGTGTCTTCATAAGGCTGTGGTTGAAGTGATATAGCCATTGGGCATCAAATCATCCAAGTATGAATGAAGTTGGATATGGTAAGTTTGTGCTAGTGCGGATCCTCATGTTCCTATGGTTACTGGTGTATGGTACTGGGATATATAACTTGGACGAAGATGGTGAGTCTATGATTTGTCAAGACATAAACCGACATAGACCAAAGATAGTACTCCCTATATGtcgttttgaaataaaattttcatttaaaaataagtgtcgttttatgatttcaatgcaaaatttattgactttttattctAATCTATCTTTTTATTGGTTGGAATCTGGTTAGGTGTATtgataatgatgtttttatctagtaaatatacaaaattaaacaaCTGACGATTGTCTATTGTTACTTATGTAGTATTGACATTTTTTTAACACTGGATTATATTATTGAGTCTTGTAGACAAATAATTCTAAATAATGAgaactattaaaacaaaatagaaaatggATACACCAATACTAATCCAAAGTAAACTAACAAACATCTTAAGATAATTTTAATAACTACTtctaataattttattcattttatgataatttttgtGTTTAGAAATTTAGTTTTTAGAGACCCAAACCTACTGGTAAGTAGAGCAGAGTAGAGAAAGGACCCATAGCTAATGTGATCGATCTTCCAAGACACCAGCTTATATCTTCTCACTTTTTTCTATCTTTGGGGTCCTCAGTTCTATAAATCTCATGAACTAGATCAAATTTGCTACTTCTAATTACACATCAAAAGTTGTTACTTCAGTGATCAGTTTAAGAAAGATGTACTGTCAAGATTGGGTTTATCTTTGGACACAAACAACGTCTACTTTATACCAGGTTTAAAGAGAAACATTTTCAGTCTTTTTCAAGCAACCAAGTCAGGCTGTGAAATGGGAATGAACGATGATAAATTGATGCTCTATGATCGATTCAGGCAACTTATGGTAAGGACAACAATATCAAGGAACCGTTTATACAAAGTCATCTTGAAAAGCGAGTTTGATCAATGTCTTCAACTAACGACACCAACCAAGTCATCTAAGTGGCATTCGAGACTTGGCCACATCAataccaaaacaaagaagatgatgatcaaCAAGGTACTAGTTACTGGATACCTAACATCACGGTAGGAAAAGATATGTGTATGTCATGCTTATTTGGAAAACAGACTAGACAATCTGCATATTGAGCCACTCGACCTCTCAAGCTTAATCACGGAGACTTATGATGGCCAATTACTCCTCCTATTCCAGCACGCAAGGGATATGTCTTTTTTCTCATCAATTACTTCTCACATTATATGTTGACAGTGCTGTTAACAAACAAAACGGAATCTTTTGATAAGTTTAAAAGGTTCAAAACACTTACTGAACAAGAAACTAGAGCTGCATTACAAACATTTCGAACAGACAGAGGAGAGTTTGTGTCACAGGAGAGTTCATATCATTGCACTAGGCCAAAAAAAGTTTGAGCCGGGTGAGAATCAGGATACGACAAACAAGATATGAACTCACGTGACTAGAAGAACACAATAGAGTTTACAGAAAATGGTTTAATTTATTACAAACTGTATTCAAATAATCAAAAGGCTTAGTTATatggaagaaagaagaagatgaaacagTTGATAACACACATAATTAGAAAAATCAAGCATTAATTTCATATAAACTCCAAACAACAAGACAAACATTCCTTATTACAGAATGTAACTATTTCTGTTGCACAATCTAATGTTTTGGATCTCGTTCAATGGCGAGAATCAGATGGAGCAGACAGGGGGTTGTCTCTGTGATCATCTTGTACACTCTGATACTgtaaaatagaatagaatataataatattattgtgttgtgtttGATAAAAGAATACAAGATCTATATATATtgctaacattaacataatgttgaCATTAGATAATGTTAACTTTCCCAAACACGTAATGAAAATATGCTAAGAATATATTGAGGTTGACTTGCTTttcaagtctttccttttagttTTCAAGGTCTTCATGGGTTTCACGGGCTTTACAATCCTGGTCCGTAAGATATACATCTTCCGGCCCGACATATCTCTAATACTCCCACGCACGACAAACGTGGAATGCAACACGTAAATCTGCAACCACAAAGCAGACCACGTATGTCGTGGACACTATATCGAGGAAAACAAATCAGTAGATTCCTTCGGGAATGAACTTCAACTTAGACAAGGAGGATGAAAATTTCAGCTCTTCTTTGGTCTTGACAATAGGAATACATCCCGTGGGCGCAACTGCAGCTCCAAAAACGATCGTCCTATAACCTGGACAGTCCATACATTAGACTAAAAAATAACTGACCTAAGAAATTTGAGCGTTCAACTAGAACTCCCCCGTAATGGTTAAACTATAACCAGAAATCCCAAACTATGAAAAAAAACACGACATAAACTCTGagaaattctaaactatagaaaatctctaacaaaaaaaaaataacccaTCTAAAACTAGAAACCCATAATCCCACTACGACTTTTGATAATTCTTGCATTCaccaaactaaaataaatattaaataaaaaggaaaagaaaaaatctcTTTCACTTACGTGACATTTAAACAAAACCCTagtaatattattaacaaaaaaacaccAAACCTAGCGATTCATGACCACGTAACTATGTCTTCATCGCCATTACcctcaccatcttcttcaacaTCGCCAACAccaacactacaagaaaacaacattttggcgagaaaagttaacgaggaaatataatcctcgtaaatttacgaggaacttacgaggaatttacaaagaaaaaaataaacctcgttatttcctcgtaaactaACGAAGACAATTTTTTTGTCGTAAAGCccacgtaactttacgtggtctttacgaggaaatacactttcctcgtaaagaccacgtaaagcttgcattatcTTTACGAGAAAAAGTGGAAATATACtttcctcgttaaatcaacgtaaatttacgtcacctttacgaggaaatgatatacgtgaacttaacgaggaattttaaagcacgttttttttggctacctaccttttcctcgcaaattcatcgcaaaacttcaactaccagattcgaaaattttctataaatatggaagtttcaacatcattttaaacacaccaacaagaaaaaaaaaagaaaaatgtgaaaggaaaaaaatgtcaggctccgggaatgtctacgagttgcggaggtggatgtatatgcatagagatgctaacgggagagtgacgaaagaatacattgcaGGACTGGatacatttatgcatcaagcagattccacaccgctcgccctagaaagcggtaagatgttctgtccatgtcggaaatgcaacaattcgaaattggcaaatcgtgaaaatgtttggaagcatttaataaatagaggtttcacgccaaattactatatctggtttcaacatggagaaggttataataattatgatcagaacgaagctagtagtagtaatagcaattttcaggaagaaccggttgctcttcatttgcataatgaacctagttaccatcaggaggagcagatggtagattttgatagggttcatgatatggtaactgatgcatttgtagctcatgatgaagatgaagaacctaacatagatgcaaaaaagttttatgaaatgttaaatgcggcgaatcaaccactttacagtggttgtagagaaggtctctctaaattgtcgttggctgctagaatgatgaatattaaaactgatcacaatctacctgaaagttgcatgaatgaatgggcagacttgttcaaagagtatttgccggaagacaatgtgtctgctgattcttattatgagattcagaaactggtgtatagtcttgggttgccttcggagatgatagatgtttgcatcgacaactgcatgatctactggggaaatgatgagaagttagaagaatgtcgattctgcaagaagccacgattcaagccgcaaggacggggacgtaatagggtaccgtaccaaaggatgtggtacctaccaattacagacagattgaaaagattgtaccaatcagagcagactgctggaaagatgagatggcatgccgagcatactcagacggatggtgagatgacacatccatcagatgcaagagcctggaaacattttaacaaagtatatccggaattcgctagcaatatccggaatgtgtatctcggattatgcacagatggatttagtccattcggaatgtcagggagacaatattcattgtggccagtctttcttacgccatacaacctgccaccggagatgtgcatgcaacgggagttgctattcttgaccatattaatacctggtccgaaacatcctaaaaggtcgctggatgttttcctgcaaccactgataaaagagttgaaggatttgtggtcaacaggggagaggacgtatgactgctcaacgaagacgaatttcacgatgcgagcgatgcttttgtggaccataagtgactttcctgcctatgggatgttgtcgggatggactacacatggaagattagcttgtccatattgtaatggagcgacagatgcgtttcaactgaagaatgggaggaagacaagttggttcgattgtcatcgtagatttcttcccattggccatccgtaccgaagaaacaagacattgtttaggcacaaaagggttgtgagagacactcctcctccatatttaactggagaagaaactgaaaagcaactcgattactatggagctttggaaacagttcctcgtggtggtaattggcatgttccccctaatatgcctgattcttacggtgttcatcacaactggcacaagaagagtatattttgggagttgccatattggaaggatcttcttctgcgccacaacctcgatgtgatgcatatagagaataatttctttgagaacatcatgaatacaatattgaatgtcccggggaagacaaaagacaacataaaatcgaggttagacttgccggatatttgcttaagaagcgagttacatataaacagcaatgggcaagttcctgttccgatattcagattgtcttcagaaaaaaagtcggtgttgttcaactgggtagcatcagaagtgaaattccccgatgggtatgtttcaaatctgtctagatgcgttgaaaagggtcaaaagttctccgggatgaagagtcatgactgtcatgtctttatgcaacgactacttccctttgcttttgcggagctacttcctacaaacgtacatgaagcacttgcaggtactatatttattattgcaattattttatacataatgatttagtttgaaatatatatgactaatatgtgtataattgtttttagaatatacaaggcattggagcatttttcagggatctgagcacccgcacccttaaagtagaagtcgtggaacagcttcaagagaacattcccatcttattgtgcaacttggagaagatatttcctcctgggttttttgacgtaatggagcatctagctgtccaccttccatatgaggcattgcttcgtggacctgtacattacggatggatgtatcagtatgagcgagccatgaaatatttgaagggaaaagcaaagaaccttacaaaggttgaaggttctataattgctggaagtttgacggaagaaacttctcacttcacatcgtactactttgcgtcaaaagtacgtactcggaaaagagctccaaggagatatgatgatggtggtgtcgcgccaacatacgcagttgctggtgttccagacatctttaACCAGATTGGACGACTGGGTGgaaaatcaaaagaggtttggtggtcgagtgaagaagacgctcatagtgcacacacctatattctacttaattgtgaggatccattgattcgttattttgaaaggtaacataaatggacacgtatatataaattaacacatatatataattgccaaatattaattaatataaaatgtgattttacagcctatttgtttcacaagtcgaagaaacattccctggtatatccacaactgacgtagacaaaaggaaagatcaacactttataaagtggttgaagagtcaggtattaactcaaactctttattcataaatgatttgtattttaacgttcactttgtttttgcaggttgattttgacgacgatgcagattatcctaagtggttacatgaagtaattcaatctccacatgtaaaggtcaccacttcacagatgtatttcacacgaggctatacttttcacacatatgagtatggtagacagcgggcgaccagtaactatggaatatgtgtgaaaggggaaaccgatttctacggtatcttgacagagattatcgaagtggaatttccagggatattgaagctgaaatgcgtcctcttcaaatgtgagtggttcgaccccgtcgtcaacagaggtgttcggtttaacaaattcggtgtagttgatgtcaatggtggacgaaggtacaacaaattctttatttggcatacatgagcagaataagcttacttctatgttttctttattttcaggtacaacaaattcgagcctttcatctcagcttcacaagcagatcaagttagctaccttccataccctcggatgagagaatcgggaataaattggttattcgtgatcaaagttacacctcgaggaAGAATCAtaagtggagaagaaccaccattgcaagaagaacagataaatgaagtcgaggaacctgaacaacaaattgatgacattcttctcattgatccgcataatcatgagtatgaagatcttaccgacgatggcacagacgaagctgttgaagacgtgtttaatgaaaatgatgatgtttctagtgatgacgaaaatgtatccgattgatgtatttgtgttttaatatgattgattttcagatttaatgcatgtgattcgattataaagaaaaaaatattgagtttgaggttttgaatgaaaaataaaagattgaggtttgggattggaatatgaagagtagaagataggaaagatggtgtttgtggtttggggtttttgattttagaggtttagaaagaaaacctcgttaattcctcgtaatgtacgacgaaataacgaggaaagaagaaaaaaagaaatacacgggcctcgttaattccacgtaagcgcAAATCGTCGTAAcaacctcgtaagcttacgtggaattaacgaggcttttttttttttttcctcgttatttccacgtgggtttacgaggttttaacgagatatgttgtc
This genomic stretch from Raphanus sativus cultivar WK10039 chromosome 3, ASM80110v3, whole genome shotgun sequence harbors:
- the LOC130509626 gene encoding uncharacterized protein LOC130509626 → MSGSGNVYELRRWMYMHRDANGRVTKEYIAGLDTFMHQADSTPLALESGKMFCPCRKCNNSKLANRENVWKHLINRGFTPNYYIWFQHGEGYNNYDQNEASSSNSNFQEEPVALHLHNEPSYHQEEQMVDFDRVHDMVTDAFVAHDEDEEPNIDAKKFYEMLNAANQPLYSGCREGLSKLSLAARMMNIKTDHNLPESCMNEWADLFKEYLPEDNVSADSYYEIQKLVYSLGLPSEMIDVCIDNCMIYWGNDEKLEECRFCKKPRFKPQGRGRNRVPYQRMWYLPITDRLKRLYQSEQTAGKMRWHAEHTQTDGEMTHPSDARAWKHFNKVYPEFASNIRNVYLGLCTDGFSPFGMSGRQYSLWPVFLTPYNLPPEMCMQRELLFLTILIPGPKHPKRSLDVFLQPLIKELKDLWSTGERTYDCSTKTNFTMRAMLLWTISDFPAYGMLSGWTTHGRLACPYCNGATDAFQLKNGRKTSWFDCHRRFLPIGHPYRRNKTLFRHKRVVRDTPPPYLTGEETEKQLDYYGALETVPRGGNWHVPPNMPDSYGVHHNWHKKSIFWELPYWKDLLLRHNLDVMHIENNFFENIMNTILNVPGKTKDNIKSRLDLPDICLRSELHINSNGQVPVPIFRLSSEKKSVLFNWVASEVKFPDGYVSNLSRCVEKGQKFSGMKSHDCHVFMQRLLPFAFAELLPTNVHEALAGIGAFFRDLSTRTLKVEVVEQLQENIPILLCNLEKIFPPGFFDVMEHLAVHLPYEALLRGPVHYGWMYQYERAMKYLKGKAKNLTKVEGSIIAGSLTEETSHFTSYYFASKVRTRKRAPRRYDDGGVAPTYAVAGVPDIFNQIGRLGGKSKEVWWSSEEDAHSAHTYILLNCEDPLIRYFESLFVSQVEETFPGISTTDVDKRKDQHFIKWLKSQVDFDDDADYPKWLHEVIQSPHVKVTTSQMYFTRGYTFHTYEYGRQRATSNYGICVKGETDFYGILTEIIEVEFPGILKLKCVLFKCEWFDPVVNRGVRFNKFGVVDVNGGRRYNKFFIWHT
- the LOC130509772 gene encoding putative defensin-like protein 31; its protein translation is MISISNRDFLALCLAILLTLNFAEAQDRSKLIPIGPCAQIPNCSQTCNNSGFPKGGECIKWYPNSIKDTCACFVNSPTPAV